From the Nocardiopsis changdeensis genome, one window contains:
- a CDS encoding GbsR/MarR family transcriptional regulator has protein sequence MSAPTDDEAAFVDEVAEFFAREGLPLISGRVVGWLLICDPPQQSPAQIAEALHVSRSSLSTAARLLTPSGLVETVRRPGDRNAYLRISADGWSRMLERRYAQASGFREVTEHGLRVLRDASAQRRERLANVNELYRFLESELPALFQRWQRTRGKDPAP, from the coding sequence ATGAGCGCACCCACCGACGACGAGGCCGCCTTCGTGGACGAGGTCGCGGAGTTCTTCGCCCGCGAGGGCCTGCCCCTGATCTCCGGCCGGGTGGTCGGCTGGCTGCTGATCTGCGACCCGCCCCAGCAGAGCCCCGCCCAGATCGCCGAGGCCCTCCACGTCAGCCGCAGCTCCCTGAGCACCGCCGCCCGCCTGCTCACCCCCAGCGGCCTGGTCGAGACCGTGCGCCGCCCCGGCGACCGCAACGCCTACCTGCGCATCTCCGCCGACGGGTGGAGCCGCATGCTGGAGCGCCGCTACGCCCAGGCCTCCGGCTTCCGCGAGGTCACCGAGCACGGCCTGCGCGTCCTGCGGGACGCCTCCGCGCAGCGCCGCGAGCGCCTGGCCAACGTCAACGAGCTGTACCGGTTCCTGGAGTCGGAGCTGCCCGCCCTCTTCCAGCGCTGGCAGCGGACCCGCGGAAAGGACCCCGCACCGTGA
- a CDS encoding alpha/beta fold hydrolase, whose translation MTHDPFDRTVITRPEGPLSVAVAGDQGPPVLLLSGAGQDNALLSWRHLIPALAADHRVFAPDWPKQGRSRPWRGTADHHVLLSVIDTVLDHFALDRAALVGLSQGGALTLAYAIEHPRRVERLVAIAPAGTLSFPPVVHQLLWLTARSRLLNTTLPGMMMRSRAGVERFVRSALIPGPVEDFDAIVDEVLQEARTNGTGSSDWQNASIGPIRMNVDLRPRLGEISCPALFVQGDRDIGVAPARTAAAAAAVPGARLEVVQGAGHWVNRQCPDRVAELVRGFLA comes from the coding sequence GTGACCCACGACCCCTTCGACCGCACCGTCATCACCCGCCCCGAAGGCCCCCTCAGCGTCGCCGTCGCGGGCGACCAGGGCCCGCCCGTCCTCCTGCTGAGCGGCGCGGGACAGGACAACGCCCTGCTCAGCTGGCGGCACCTGATCCCCGCCCTGGCCGCGGACCACCGCGTGTTCGCCCCCGACTGGCCCAAACAGGGCCGCAGCCGCCCCTGGCGGGGCACCGCCGACCACCACGTGCTGCTGAGCGTCATCGACACCGTCCTGGACCACTTCGCCCTGGACCGGGCCGCCCTGGTGGGCCTGTCCCAGGGCGGCGCGCTCACCCTGGCCTACGCCATCGAACACCCCCGCCGGGTGGAGCGCCTGGTGGCGATCGCCCCCGCCGGAACGCTCTCCTTCCCGCCCGTGGTGCACCAGCTGCTGTGGCTCACCGCCCGCAGCCGGCTCCTCAACACCACCCTGCCCGGGATGATGATGCGCTCGCGCGCGGGCGTGGAGCGCTTCGTGCGCTCCGCCCTGATCCCCGGGCCCGTCGAGGACTTCGACGCCATCGTGGACGAGGTCCTCCAGGAGGCCCGGACCAACGGCACGGGCTCCTCCGACTGGCAGAACGCCTCCATCGGCCCCATCCGCATGAACGTGGACCTGCGCCCGCGCCTGGGCGAGATCTCCTGTCCGGCCCTGTTCGTCCAGGGCGACCGCGACATCGGCGTCGCCCCCGCCCGCACCGCCGCGGCGGCCGCGGCGGTGCCCGGGGCGCGGCTGGAGGTGGTCCAGGGGGCCGGGCACTGGGTCAACCGCCAGTGCCCGGACCGCGTGGCCGAACTGGTCCGCGGCTTCCTGGCCTGA
- a CDS encoding TetR/AcrR family transcriptional regulator, with protein sequence MDTHAVDGRTARSLATRARIARAAAALFTARGYAATSVAAIAAEAGVGVQTVYYTFKTKAAVLGEAVDQAVAGDAEPVPTLERPWVREALAAPDARGQVRLQVAGTGAVMERVAGLLEAVRGGAADPDLAGLWRTNVEQRRTVQRVFAGALADRGALRPGLDAEQAADLMVGLLSPELFTLYTVHLGRSVEWWREHTADALLLQVVRS encoded by the coding sequence ATGGACACGCACGCCGTCGACGGGCGCACCGCCCGCTCCCTGGCCACCCGCGCCCGGATCGCGCGGGCCGCCGCCGCCCTGTTCACCGCGCGGGGGTACGCCGCCACCAGCGTCGCGGCGATCGCCGCCGAGGCGGGGGTGGGTGTGCAGACGGTGTACTACACGTTCAAGACCAAGGCGGCGGTGCTCGGTGAGGCCGTGGACCAGGCCGTGGCCGGGGACGCCGAGCCCGTCCCGACCCTGGAGCGCCCCTGGGTGCGCGAGGCGCTGGCCGCCCCCGACGCCCGCGGCCAGGTGCGCCTGCAGGTGGCCGGGACCGGTGCGGTGATGGAGCGGGTCGCCGGGCTGCTGGAGGCGGTGCGGGGCGGGGCCGCCGACCCCGACCTCGCCGGGCTGTGGCGTACCAACGTCGAGCAGCGCCGTACCGTGCAGCGGGTGTTCGCCGGCGCCCTGGCCGACCGGGGGGCGCTGCGCCCGGGGCTGGACGCCGAACAGGCCGCCGACCTCATGGTCGGCCTGCTCTCCCCGGAGCTGTTCACCCTGTACACCGTGCACCTGGGCCGCTCGGTGGAGTGGTGGCGCGAGCACACCGCCGACGCGCTGCTGCTCCAGGTGGTCCGGTCCTGA
- a CDS encoding saccharopine dehydrogenase: MTTRTLRVLALGGYGAVGAPATAALRAAGHTCLTAGRDPRRADLPLDLTRHDDYRDALEGIDVVVNAAGAEDPALAAIAADHGAAFVDPTATAGYTARLERLAPRAPVLLSVGLAPGLTTLLAADLHAAHPGTDPIDVAVLLGEGEAHGAAATAWTLGLLGRSFPDPATGEAVRNLSRGARLDLPGQGRRRLLRADFADQHVLTRDLGRPVRTHLGLDSPALTRGLGLLARLPGAGRLRGVPHLPGTDAWTAAARSGPHLRRARGRGQSRATALVTAHAAVLAANLPPGVHHLHRVTALADLPALPGVTLDPRGA, from the coding sequence ATGACTACAAGAACTCTGCGGGTGCTGGCCCTGGGCGGCTACGGCGCGGTGGGCGCGCCCGCCACGGCCGCACTGCGCGCGGCCGGACACACCTGCCTGACCGCCGGACGCGACCCCCGCCGCGCCGACCTGCCCCTGGACCTGACCCGCCACGACGACTACCGCGACGCCCTGGAGGGCATCGACGTCGTGGTCAACGCCGCCGGGGCCGAGGACCCCGCGCTGGCCGCGATCGCCGCCGACCACGGGGCGGCCTTCGTCGACCCCACCGCCACCGCCGGCTACACCGCCCGGCTCGAACGCCTGGCCCCGCGCGCACCGGTACTGCTCAGCGTGGGCCTGGCCCCGGGCCTGACCACCCTGCTCGCCGCCGACCTGCACGCGGCCCACCCGGGCACCGACCCCATCGACGTGGCCGTGCTCCTGGGCGAGGGCGAGGCCCACGGGGCGGCCGCCACCGCGTGGACCCTCGGACTGCTCGGCCGCTCCTTCCCCGACCCGGCCACCGGCGAGGCGGTGCGCAACCTGTCCCGGGGCGCACGGCTCGACCTGCCCGGGCAGGGGCGGCGACGGCTGCTGCGCGCCGACTTCGCCGACCAGCACGTGCTCACCCGCGACCTGGGCCGCCCGGTCCGCACCCACCTGGGACTGGACTCCCCCGCCCTGACCCGGGGCCTGGGGCTGCTGGCCCGCCTGCCCGGCGCGGGCCGCCTGCGCGGGGTCCCGCACCTGCCGGGCACGGACGCCTGGACGGCGGCCGCCCGCAGCGGCCCCCACCTGCGCCGGGCGCGCGGCCGCGGCCAGTCACGGGCCACCGCCCTGGTGACCGCCCACGCGGCGGTCCTGGCCGCGAATCTGCCGCCGGGCGTGCACCACCTGCACCGGGTCACCGCACTGGCCGACCTGCCCGCCCTGCCCGGCGTCACCCTGGACCCCCGCGGCGCCTGA
- a CDS encoding winged helix-turn-helix transcriptional regulator: protein MPGKRSYGEGCPIAHSLDLVGERWALLVVRELRLGARRYSDLQEALPAIAPTVLSQRLKDLEAVGVLRRRELEPPAAGRVYELTEWGAELEPVFRALARWGARSPVVPLSGHVSADSVMLGLRTFFSPPEGHEPWSARYEVLLGRERYRIGVERGRLAHLARGRDPEGADVVVRTTKEAWRRVLAREEPVAGAVAAGRLEVEGDPDLLERLVAAAAPPPAAG, encoded by the coding sequence GTGCCCGGTAAGAGGAGTTACGGCGAGGGGTGCCCGATCGCGCACTCCCTGGACCTGGTCGGCGAGCGGTGGGCGCTGCTCGTCGTCCGGGAGCTGCGGCTGGGGGCGCGCCGCTACAGCGACCTGCAGGAGGCGCTGCCCGCCATCGCGCCCACCGTGCTCTCCCAGCGCCTGAAGGACCTGGAGGCCGTCGGTGTCCTGCGCCGCCGGGAGCTGGAGCCCCCCGCGGCGGGCCGGGTGTACGAGCTGACCGAGTGGGGCGCGGAGCTGGAGCCGGTCTTCCGGGCGCTGGCCCGGTGGGGGGCGCGCTCCCCGGTCGTCCCGCTGTCGGGGCACGTCAGCGCCGACTCCGTGATGCTGGGCCTGCGGACCTTCTTCTCCCCGCCCGAGGGGCACGAGCCCTGGTCGGCGCGCTACGAGGTGCTGTTGGGGCGCGAGCGCTACCGGATCGGTGTCGAGCGGGGGCGGCTGGCGCACCTGGCCCGGGGGCGGGACCCGGAGGGGGCGGACGTGGTGGTGCGCACCACCAAGGAGGCCTGGCGGCGGGTCCTGGCGCGGGAGGAGCCTGTGGCCGGCGCGGTCGCCGCGGGCCGGCTGGAGGTCGAGGGCGATCCGGACCTGCTGGAGCGCCTCGTCGCGGCCGCGGCGCCGCCCCCTGCCGCCGGGTAG
- a CDS encoding alpha/beta fold hydrolase, which yields MSTDPARSGELLLPSGDALICAQAFGSAQDPTVLLIGGAASSMDYWEDGFCARLAAAGRHVVRYDLRDTGRSTAYPAGAPAYTRKDLVADALAVLDGVGAHTAHLVGISMGADLAQRIALDHPGRVATLTLQSTTPGGTGGPDRPELPPMEPRLQAVFADQGPGPDWSDREAAIEAMVEGERAFAGSVFDAERSRALSARVYDRTADMAATQTNHWILEEDGSSDPDPAALTVPTLVLHGTEDPMFPLPHGRAMAAAVPGARLVPLPGVGHQYPPEPLWDLVLAEVTAHTAR from the coding sequence ATGTCCACCGACCCCGCCCGCTCCGGAGAACTGCTCCTGCCCTCCGGCGACGCCCTGATCTGCGCACAGGCCTTCGGCTCGGCCCAGGACCCCACCGTCCTGCTCATCGGCGGCGCGGCCTCCTCCATGGACTACTGGGAGGACGGCTTCTGCGCCCGGCTCGCCGCCGCCGGACGCCACGTGGTCCGCTACGACCTGCGCGACACCGGCCGGTCCACCGCCTACCCGGCCGGAGCGCCCGCCTACACCCGCAAGGACCTGGTGGCCGACGCCCTGGCCGTCCTGGACGGGGTGGGCGCGCACACCGCCCACCTGGTGGGGATCTCCATGGGCGCCGACCTCGCCCAGCGCATCGCCCTGGACCACCCCGGGCGGGTGGCGACCCTGACCCTGCAGTCCACCACCCCCGGCGGCACCGGCGGCCCGGACCGGCCCGAACTGCCGCCGATGGAGCCGCGGCTCCAGGCCGTGTTCGCCGACCAGGGACCCGGGCCGGACTGGAGCGACCGCGAGGCCGCCATCGAGGCGATGGTCGAGGGCGAGCGCGCGTTCGCCGGGTCGGTCTTCGACGCCGAGCGCTCGCGCGCGCTCTCCGCGCGGGTCTACGACCGCACCGCCGACATGGCGGCGACGCAGACCAACCACTGGATCCTGGAGGAGGACGGCTCCTCCGACCCCGACCCGGCGGCCCTCACCGTTCCCACGCTGGTGCTGCACGGCACCGAGGACCCGATGTTCCCCCTGCCCCACGGGCGGGCGATGGCCGCGGCCGTCCCCGGCGCCCGGCTGGTGCCGCTGCCCGGCGTGGGCCACCAGTACCCGCCCGAGCCGCTGTGGGACCTGGTGCTGGCCGAGGTCACCGCGCACACCGCCCGCTGA
- a CDS encoding Gfo/Idh/MocA family protein yields MSDRVLGIAMNGVTGRMGYRQHLTRSILAIRDDGGIALPDGSRLLPEPILIGRSERKLREIADRHGLTRWSTDLDTVLSDPQVSVYFDAQITHAREAAVRSAIAAGKHIYVEKPTASTLDSALDLAKLAEQAGVRNGVVQDKLFLPGLLKLRRLVDSGFFGEILSVRGEFGYWVFEGDWQPAQRPSWNYRAEEGGGIVLDMFPHWHYILEHLFGPVRTVTARTATHIPRRWDEDGAPYDATADDAAYGIFELEGGTVAQINSSWSVRVDRDELVEFQVDGTHGSAVAGLRSCRVQPRALTPKAVWDPDAADPGRYREQWEHVPDNTDFPNGFRAQWEDFLRHVATGSPFPHDLLSGARGLQMAEAGLESARTGRTIELGEVSIR; encoded by the coding sequence ATGAGCGATCGCGTACTGGGCATCGCCATGAACGGCGTCACCGGGCGCATGGGATACCGACAGCACCTGACCCGGTCCATCCTGGCCATCCGGGACGACGGCGGCATCGCACTGCCCGACGGCTCCCGGCTCCTGCCCGAACCCATCCTGATCGGCCGCTCCGAGCGCAAACTGCGCGAGATCGCCGACCGGCACGGCCTGACCCGCTGGTCCACCGACCTGGACACCGTCCTGTCCGACCCGCAGGTCTCGGTCTACTTCGACGCCCAGATCACCCACGCCCGCGAAGCGGCCGTCCGCTCGGCCATCGCCGCCGGCAAGCACATCTACGTCGAAAAGCCCACCGCGTCCACCCTGGACTCGGCCCTGGACCTGGCCAAACTCGCCGAACAGGCGGGCGTGCGCAACGGCGTCGTCCAGGACAAGCTCTTCCTGCCCGGCCTGCTCAAACTGCGCCGCCTGGTGGACTCCGGCTTCTTCGGCGAGATCCTGTCCGTACGGGGGGAGTTCGGCTACTGGGTCTTCGAGGGCGACTGGCAGCCCGCCCAGCGCCCCAGCTGGAACTACCGCGCCGAAGAGGGCGGCGGCATCGTCCTGGACATGTTCCCCCACTGGCACTACATCCTGGAGCACCTCTTCGGCCCGGTGCGCACCGTCACCGCCCGCACCGCCACCCACATCCCCCGCCGCTGGGACGAGGACGGCGCCCCCTACGACGCCACCGCCGACGACGCCGCCTACGGCATCTTCGAACTGGAGGGCGGCACCGTCGCCCAGATCAACTCCTCCTGGAGCGTGCGCGTGGACCGCGACGAACTCGTGGAGTTCCAGGTCGACGGCACCCACGGCAGCGCCGTGGCGGGCCTGCGCTCCTGCCGCGTCCAGCCCCGCGCCCTCACCCCCAAGGCCGTCTGGGACCCCGACGCCGCCGACCCCGGCCGCTACCGCGAGCAGTGGGAGCACGTCCCCGACAACACCGACTTCCCCAACGGGTTCCGCGCCCAGTGGGAGGACTTCCTGCGCCACGTCGCCACCGGCTCCCCCTTCCCCCACGACCTGCTCTCGGGGGCGCGCGGCCTGCAGATGGCCGAGGCCGGCCTGGAGTCGGCCCGCACCGGCCGCACCATCGAACTCGGCGAGGTCTCCATCCGATGA
- a CDS encoding dihydrodipicolinate synthase family protein, with amino-acid sequence MSPLLLPEGDGTLAPFTPAGPAADASPLPPARTRTAYAAAHVVADPLLPNAPGAPARLDWDATLAFRHHLWDQGLGVADAMDTAQRGMGLDPDTVAELIRRSGAEAAARGAALACGVGTDGLEPSHADLESVITAYGDQLDLVHKARAVPVLMASRALAAVATGPADYTRVYSTLLDRAQGPVILHWLGAVFDPALDGYWGFPDPADAIEPVAALIADHADRVDGIKVSLLDAGLEVRLRRLLPPGVRLYTGDDFHYPDLIEGDDHGHSHALLGVFAAIAPAAARALAALDAGDTDRYRALLEPTVPLARHLFGAPTPHYKTGIAFLAWLNGHQHGFHMVGGMQSARDLPHLARTLRLADTAGVLTDPDLAVERMRALLHVAGVHQ; translated from the coding sequence ATGAGCCCCCTGCTGCTGCCCGAGGGCGACGGCACCCTCGCCCCCTTCACCCCCGCCGGCCCCGCCGCCGACGCCTCCCCCCTGCCCCCCGCCCGCACCCGCACCGCCTACGCCGCCGCGCACGTGGTCGCCGACCCCCTGCTGCCCAACGCCCCCGGCGCCCCGGCCCGCCTGGACTGGGACGCCACCCTGGCCTTCCGCCACCACCTGTGGGACCAGGGCCTGGGGGTGGCCGACGCCATGGACACCGCCCAGCGCGGCATGGGCCTGGACCCCGACACCGTCGCCGAGCTCATCCGCCGCTCGGGCGCCGAGGCCGCCGCCCGCGGCGCCGCCCTGGCCTGCGGCGTGGGCACCGACGGACTGGAGCCCTCGCACGCCGATCTGGAAAGCGTTATCACCGCCTACGGCGACCAGCTCGACCTGGTCCACAAGGCCAGGGCCGTCCCCGTCCTGATGGCCTCGCGCGCCCTGGCCGCCGTCGCCACCGGACCCGCCGACTACACCCGCGTCTACTCCACCCTGCTCGACCGCGCCCAGGGCCCGGTGATCCTGCACTGGCTGGGCGCCGTCTTCGACCCCGCCCTGGACGGGTACTGGGGCTTCCCCGACCCGGCCGACGCCATCGAACCCGTGGCCGCCCTCATCGCCGACCACGCCGACCGCGTCGACGGCATCAAGGTCTCCCTCCTCGACGCCGGCCTGGAGGTCCGGCTGCGCCGCCTGCTGCCCCCCGGAGTACGCCTGTACACCGGCGACGACTTCCACTACCCCGACCTCATCGAGGGCGACGACCACGGCCACTCCCACGCCCTGCTGGGCGTCTTCGCCGCCATCGCCCCGGCCGCCGCCCGCGCCCTGGCCGCCCTGGACGCCGGCGACACCGACCGCTACCGGGCCCTGCTCGAACCCACCGTCCCCCTGGCCCGCCACCTCTTCGGCGCGCCCACCCCCCACTACAAGACCGGCATCGCGTTCCTGGCCTGGCTCAACGGCCACCAGCACGGATTCCACATGGTCGGCGGCATGCAGTCCGCCCGCGACCTGCCCCACCTGGCCCGCACCCTGCGCCTGGCCGACACCGCCGGAGTCCTCACCGACCCCGACCTGGCCGTCGAGCGCATGCGCGCCCTGCTGCACGTGGCGGGGGTGCACCAATGA